CAGGGAAGTTGAAAGGATTGGGAAACACATGAAGGCATGACAGACCGGCAGGAAGTAGGGAGAGCagtagaggagacggagagagagagagagaggtatagagggAAAAGAGTAACAAGTCTCTCCGGAATGACAACCTCGGGCGTGACACCAGTGAAGGACTTCCCCCCCAGACACTTCTCCCATTCCTCACATCAAGATGACAAAATACCTCCAGAGAACCCCCTTCCCCGTATGCACCTGACTACCATTACAGTCAAATCACAGGGGGGAACAATCTCTCCCCGCCTCCACTGCCAAGGGGTACAACACTACAGTCCTCCAACAAGCCCTCCAGCTTCTGCTCAAAGGCAGTGGTTTTAAGCAGACATGGACTTtgcctctatcccccccccccccccccccctcctgtattATCTCGGCCAGCCTCGGTCGGCTAAAGCCTCTCATCTGAGGAGGATATAACTCCTCACTCCAGCCCTCTCTGACATGGCCTACGACTCCCATGGTGCATCACCAATGCCCGGTGACATCATGGCGAAGCTGTGGGGAGTAGATGTCGAGGCTGCTGATGTCAGCCTGTCCGAAAAGGTAGAGAGTGAACCACCAGTGATGGACTGGCTGAGTCTAAACTTGGAATCAAAAGGACTTTTTCAGCCGACAACCTACTCGACGTCTGAGTTCGTATAATTGTCGGTGTGGGTTGAAAGACGGCCGGGTCAGCGTGTTGCAACAGCATTACAGTATCACAGCCGTCATGCCGGTGAAGACCGAGCCCGGGTTGTCCTCAAAAGGGACTCCTCCACCAAACAGGAAAAGAAGCAGCCATGTTTTCCAATGCACCAGGCTGTCCTTCAAGAGGCCGAGGGGTTGATGTGAATACACGGTGGGGTGTCTCCATTCAGGGCCAGCCACAAAAAATATGACAAGATGCAGAAGTAATGATTAAGGTTACCTTGGATCGTACCGCCAAGTCATAAAAACAGCaccgcgggggagggggggggggggttataaaaaaaaaaagagaatcaTCGACAGGAccacgttcccccccccccccccccgcccctaccCTTTTTATTTCTGCAAATGCCACATCGCATCTCCGAGTTATCAATATTGAATGAGACGAGCCCTTGGCACTGAGACAGCGGGCTTCGGCGGTGGCAATAAGAAAGAGGGAGGCTCGGTGTGGATCATGTCTGATGGGGCCATTAGAGAGGAGGGCCGGAGACCCAGCTGGGACTCATGTCCGGCACCGACACATGTCTGTCCGTCTCAAGATTTGGATGCATGCCCAGTTTTATGTATATTCCATGTTCAACAAGTACAGAATGAGCTTTTATATGTACTGCACATGAATATACCTACCTTGATCTCAACTTTCTAAAGGAAtgatcaacaacaacacaaatatGAACTTGTATGTGGACACAGCTATCTATCTGTTCAACACAAGCTCCAAAACACCAAATAATGCTTAGCAAGCGTCAGTGTGGTCATCGCACACGGTGACCGTCGTCTCATTGGACGCTGGGCAGGACGTTTACCTGCAGTGGACAGAGATTGGTCCATCCTGTCCAAATTGCTCCTTGGTTTTGTGAACCTGCCCAATGAAGTCGATGAAGCCCTCCCCTGATTTGGGCACGCCTTGCTCCGGCCAATCGGTGAACTGGAACTGCCTCACTGTCCTGGACTGCccgtcctggagggagagagagggagagagagagagagagagggagagagacagggagagagagagatagacagggagagagacagggagagagagagagagagagagagagagggagagggagagagacatggagagaaagagggagggagagacatagggagagaaagagggagagagggagaggtagaagggtagaaagtacagaaagaggaagaagatcAGTTCAGAAAGAGAAGGTAAAGGAGCataagggaggatgagagaaaggaaaaaaaaagaagttacATCTGGCTCATAGGCTACCTCTTTGTCCATCACAGCACCGAGCCtggtgtacgtgtgtacgtgtcagtgtgtgtgtgtgtgtgtgtgtggggtcagtgACCCGAGCGCAACGATTCTACAGGTCCGCTAGCTTGCTCCCTGCACGGTCCCTATCTCTGTCCAAGCGCTCGATAACAAACAGCCGCGCCACGAAAACACACGCGCACCCACACGCGCTCCTCTGACATGGGCTCCTTTTTCCCTTCATCCCTCACTCTGTCCCGTGgtttttttccctccttctttttcctttttttctctcctttctttcctcccAACGTTTTTTGGAGTGGAGCGAAGTCGCGGTAAAGTGAAATCAATAGTGCATTGGCCGTGACAAGCGGAGTTGTCTAGACATCGTGTTAAACGGGATAATCCTGCCCTCTTGATCGATGGAGAGACCTGAcggatgaggggagagacggaggaggccCGAGACGGACACGCAACCCTCGGTGGGGGCACAGGGCCGAGCGGGCAGGCGGGCGGGCGAGAGAAGCCGAGAGGAAGGGGCTTTCAGTGAACCGTGCGGGACACCTGCACCGAGAGCCGATCGGAAAATCTGGTGCTGTGAAGATGCATTTCTATTTTgaaccttgttttttttttttttttttttgctttcctAGCCTCTGAGAAGAGAAAAGACTCGCTCGGCTGAAGCAAAGTATCCTCCGAGTCTTGGCGGATCTCGAAGAGGGAGAGCGTTCATGTTGATTTGGGGACACGGGCCCTTGTTATGTCACTTCTGCGGTACACGGTGTCCTTTGTTTGACAAGGCGCCGAATGTACTCCGTTTACCCAGCTTCTCGACTTACCGACGGTTCTCTTTCTTTACTCCCtttgtttttttccctcttctCCTTAACCTAATTTGAAAACATTTCGCCTCTCCGAGAAAGGATTAAAAatgaaggagagaaaaacaacGACACAATGAACGAAGCGTGTGGAAAAATGAAAAGAGaatttttttacacacaacCTGAGGGGCTTGCGCACTGTGTCAAATTGTGTGATTAAATACGTGACTGCCTCGCTAGGCGAGAAAGCAGAGGCAGGGAGTAtccgcacgcgcgcacactcaccgcacacacacacacactctccactcaCACATAGACATGAGCACgcgcaccgacacacacaccaaccaccaATGCTGCTCGCTCTCCACACACTGTACTCACTCCAAACAAACCCTACCCTAGTtggtcctgttctctctcccctctcctcccctcccctatgtccctctcttctcctccttcctcacccctcttctcttctcttctctgctctccttccaaccaccctccctccctccctccctccattcgtcTCTGATTAGAGGTCCTTTTCGTTTCTAGGAGAGCTTAGACGTACAGCCTGGCCTGATTACTGGAGTGGGGAAGATTTGATGATTCAATCACAATTAAGACAGCCAGGACCAACGCAGCAACGCGAGCTCTCTGGGTCCACACCTTTCCCAGGCACTTTCTtgctgtgtggggtgtgtgtgtgtgtgtgaatgtgtggatgAGCGAGGGGGAAGGCACGTGTGTTTGCGGGCAAAGGAAACAACCTGTGTGGGTGAGCGAAGGCGCGTTGGTGTGCGCGTGAGAGGGCTTCacgactgtgtgcgtgtgggtgggtgtgtgcgtgtgtggcgcTGAAGTAGCAGCTTAAGTAGCAGTTATGTCTAATCTCCCCACAGGGAGAAGCAAGGCGCTGAGGGCTGGAGCAATGTGGGCTTTTAAAACCCGAGTGAATGTCTCTTAACTAGCCGGCGTGCTGTTAAGGCAATCACTCATTTTATGTCTGCCGGTGTACGATGGAGATTGGGCTGCGATTACCATTATCAGTAGTGTACTAATCACACAATAGATTTACATACAACTGCTAGGATGAAAATCACCCCAAAACATTTGAAGAATATTTGGGTGGGAGCAGAAAGTAAGGGCTATTTGTCAGAGAGGTCTACGAAAGCACAGATATGAGCATAGAGAAGTTAGAATTGTTCTGCCTATACTTGGCTGTCAGTCCAGATGACAATAAACTGAGTtgaacttgcacacacacacacacgggacttACTCTGGCGTCTGTGACTTTGAACTCTCGAAGGATGTACTGGGGCATGTTGTACTCAGCCATGGGGTCCACCACAAAGTACTGGTACCGGGCTGAACGCTCTGCTGGCCAGTACTGGTGACActtctcctgcacacacacacacacacacacacacacacacacacacacacacacacacacacacacacacacacacacacacacacacacacacacacacacacacacacacacacacacacacacagagggagaagagacacAGAGGTGTATgagtaagagacagagagttgCTAGTGGCAGGCAGAGTGGAGACACTGCACCATTCCCTCCCGAAAGGAACGTCGATAGCCAAACCAAACTTTTTGAAACTGTCATGAAGTCTGGAGGCTCGGTGTCTGCGCGTGTGTTCGCCTcaccctgcccatctctctgAGCTTGGTCAACATGACCACGATGGTGGAGTTATTCTCCCACAACATCCTCCAGAAGTCCTCCGTGGTCTCCGCCAGCGGACCCTGCGTGGCGATGTAGGCTTTCTGTTGCCTGGAGAcgcgcgagcacacacacacacacacacggtattcAGGTCTAGACACAGCTTGGCGAGTCAGCTATTTAATCAAAGTTTTAATCAAAACATGGCAAAGTCTGCCTCGGCCTGTTTTGATGGATGGTTGAGAGGCTGCATGCATGGACCCTGATATCaaccacctctctcacacacacacacacacacacgtgcatacacacacaaccttcccacgcacatttatatacacacacacacacacaaacacacacacaacccccccacacatgcacacacacaagcctccccatgcccctccaccactacacactgcagacacacacacacacacgaaccctGGCGTACCTGTATCCGTCGATGAAGCTGGCGTTGATGTAGTCGGAGCCCTCcaggcctctgattggctggaggcAGACGCGGGTGGTCTCGTAGGGCATGATGTTGACCAGGCGGTTCTTGAACTTGTTGCAGGGCAGGTTGGCACTGATGAACCTGGACGTGTGGGCCTTCGAGTTAGCCAGgcgctggggggcgggggggggggagaggaggatggagggaggggcgaggggggggcgggatggaacgagggggtgggggggggggttagagagttgatgaggtggagggagggagggagcaggagagaaaggaatggaagagaggaagaaagcgtgtgtgtgtgtgtgtggggggggggggagggagggggagagatggaggacagagaacagcgtggggtagagggggagaggggaggatgaaagagagacgggggggtggagggagag
The sequence above is drawn from the Osmerus eperlanus chromosome 24, fOsmEpe2.1, whole genome shotgun sequence genome and encodes:
- the LOC134010845 gene encoding LOW QUALITY PROTEIN: receptor-type tyrosine-protein phosphatase S-like (The sequence of the model RefSeq protein was modified relative to this genomic sequence to represent the inferred CDS: deleted 1 base in 1 codon), whose translation is MRRINFQTPGPHVQVHQCQPALQKFKNRLVNIMPYETTRVCLQPIRGLEGSDYINASFIDGYRQQKAYIATQGPLAETTEDFWRMLWENNSTIVVMLTKLREMGREKCHQYWPAERSARYQYFVVDPMAEYNMPQYILREFKVTDARDGQSRTVRQFQFTDWPEQGVPKSGEGFIDFIGQVHKTKEQFGQDGPISVHCSAGVGRTGVFITLSIVLERMRYEGVVDIFQTVKMLRTQRPAMVQTEDEYQFCYQAGLEYLGSFDHYAT